The genome window TGGCGATGCGGAACTTCCGGCTGTCGCTCTTGCCCGTGATCTCGCAGTGGATCAGCCCCCCCTCCACCACCTGCCGCGCCTTGTCGAGCGGGCTGCCGGAATCGAACTTCTTGAGGACCCGCCCGCTCCGGACGTCGAGCAGCACGGGCCGGTCGCTCGAAGAGAAGAGGTACAGCCGGTCCCCGTCGAGATACACCATCGAGTCCTGCCGCGTCCCCCGCCGCTCCCACAGCATCGCCCCGCTCTCGGGGTCGAGGGCCTGGATCGAACGGCGGTCGTAAACCACCGCCGCCTGGTCGGAGACCGCCCCCAGCATCCCGGTCGCCACGCTCATTCGCGAGAGCATCCGCGGCTGGGCAAAGGCGGCGATCTTCTGCATCGAGTACGTCTGCACGAACTGCGGCTGCCGGTAGAACGTCCGGGCCGACCCCCGCAGGTCCGGGATATGGGTCCACAGCGGCTTCTTCTCCAGCAGCGAGAAGGCATGGATCACGCCGTTGTGGACCACGTAGGTCATCGGCCCCCGCAGGACGATCGGACTCTCCTGGCTGTACATCTCCAGCGGAGAGCTGCGAAGCGGCGCGGACCACAGCGTGCGGTTGTCGGTCGTCAGGAGCGCGATCCGCTGGTTCTGCAGGCTCACCTGCAGCAGCTTGTCTTCCAGGAACGCCGGCCGCTCGCCGAAGGGAGGGAGCGCCCGCGACTGCTGCTGGTGCTCGCGAAAGACCCGGACGACCTCATAGTCCCCGGTCCAGACCGGCATCGCTACCGACGACGCGACCGGAATCCGCTCGAGCGCCTTCGCCGCCAGATCCCCGGCCGCCCCGTCGGGCAGCGCCGCCTCGGGGAATCGGACCCGCAGCTCCTCCAAGAGCAGCCGCGCATCCGCCGTCCAGCCCAGCCGTTCGTAGAGGCTCGCCAGCTGCCACGTCGCCAGGGCCGCGACCTCGGGCCGCTCGCTCCGCTGCAGCTGCCGCAGGTGAATGCCGGCGCCGGTCGAGTCGTTCGCCTGCTCCAGAAGCCCCGCCAGCCGCAGGTGCGCGGCGTCGGCGTCCGGATGGAATCCAAAGAGCCGCACGACGCGCCGCAGGGCGGGGACATCGGCCGCCCCCTCGAGCTGCCGCCGGACGTCCGCCTCCTTCCGAGGCTCCCCGTCGAGCTTCTCGTACACCTGCGCCAGCCGGTCGGCGAGCCAGACGTCCTGCCGCGTCGTCTGGTTGCCGTCGACGATCATCTCAGTCCCGGCGGTCGCGACGAGCTTCCGATAGGCCTCCCACGCGCCGACGAACTTTCCCTGGGCGCTCGCCCGGTCGGCATGCAGCCGGACCAGGGCGTCGCGGTCGGTCGCGGTCGAGGCAAACTGCTCCAGCTCCCGTGCCGCCTCCTCATGCGCGGTCAGGTCCCCGGAGGCGAGCGTCCACAGCCCCTCCCAGAGGATGTCGCGGCGTTTGCGGACGAGCTCCGGCTCCTGCGTCTCGACCTTCCGGGCGGCGTCGACCGCGTCCTCGGGCCGCTGCAGCCGCAGGTACAGCTCCGCCAGCCGGAGCGCCGCCAGGGGGCTGGTCTTCGCTTCCTTCTCGAACGTCTCGAGCGGCTGGTCGGGCTCCCACGCCACCAGCTCCTGGGCCGTCACCGAGAAGACCCGGCCACCCAGAGCGAACAGGTTCCCGGGCGCGTCGTCTCCGGCGCGGAGCTTCTGCGTCCGCCGGATCTTCCCGGTCTGGCGGTCGAACTCATGCAGCGCCCCCGACCGCATCGGCTGCAGGAAGGCGGTCTCGGTCAGGAGGCCGCGGCCGCTCGGAACGTCGCCGAGTTCGGGCCAGGGGGTCTCCCAGACGGTCGCGCCGCTCGCCACGTTGATCGCCTTCAGCGACAGGACGTCGGTCACGTAGGCCCGGCCATCGGCGGCTCCCGCCAGGACGAGCGAGTTCCCCTTCGGCCGGGGGGGCCACTTCGGCTTCCCGGTCCGGGCGTCGAGAGCGACCAGGACCGGCTGCTGGCTCCCGGTCTCATCGGGGAGCTCCGAAGGCCCGAACAGGACCGTCCCGTCCATCAGGATCGGCGCGCCGGGATACCACCGGGCATGCAGATCGAGCGGCTGGTTGATGAAGTATCCGTTCCGGGTATTGGGCGTGTTGACGGGGGCGCTGTAGCGGTGCGTCCACAGGAAGCGGTGCTGGACCCGGTCGAGCGCCACCAGCCAGCCGGAGGTCGTCGGACAGACGATGATCCCCTCCCCGACGGCGGGCCAGCAGGGCCAGCCGCGGCGGACCATGTCCCGCGAGATCGTCTGCCCCACTCCCGAGATCTGCTGCGACCAGAGCGGCTCGCCGGTCGAGGCCCGCAGGCAATGGAGCGAGACGGCGTCGTTCGCCTCCCCGATGACGAACAGCTCGTCGCCGTCGACGACCGGCGCCCCGAAGAAGTACGTCCCGGCCAGCGGCGGAGCGAAGACATCCTCGATCTTCCGCCCGCCGATCCGCCACATCCGCCGGCCGGTCTGCAGGTCGTACGCCGCCAGCGAGTTCGACTTCCAGTCCCGCCCGAG of Planctomyces sp. SH-PL14 contains these proteins:
- a CDS encoding PQQ-binding-like beta-propeller repeat protein: MLSCRFWRNAIWTCGHPGEAAPPARWIGIGLAVWLGVGAGLGSPAAAQEKEKPPAPMAEKPAPMADKPAPMADKPAAPKPEKPEKPAKPNPVQNILRGIFGGPNVPPPAAKPPAKRGGTIPDEAPASGSRDRLDARAASDVELSRRVGQLQTLIRGERWDDAIDVVEFLLEVDEDRLYRTPQGQWVSLLGEVERITLALPEEGLRNYRNRFDGPARTARGKAQESGSFDELVRVASRYFATPGGMTAAEDIAAILEDQGDYAASAHWTRRLIAAKAPGTETPEWKVRAARRLAMGGDRLAAEALLKGIPDLRPFLQVAAPAAATPAVAGAEPLTPQAWLDGMTPGGARGATVVRDTRMPYGEAAHGAVFAADAPLLFSRWRQSLVRRYAVEEQVQTLVWDLIESKKATLPALFPVAAAGKVAVRTLFGVAVFDAETGAPSWRLESDVAPERLLAGEPLRRTQGRTMIQGFISPAYDGANPEQHPLTSVLYRDGVHGSLSSDGRRLFVLEDIALMPQNVYGYWQQEDVVDPLGRDWKSNSLAAYDLQTGRRMWRIGGRKIEDVFAPPLAGTYFFGAPVVDGDELFVIGEANDAVSLHCLRASTGEPLWSQQISGVGQTISRDMVRRGWPCWPAVGEGIIVCPTTSGWLVALDRVQHRFLWTHRYSAPVNTPNTRNGYFINQPLDLHARWYPGAPILMDGTVLFGPSELPDETGSQQPVLVALDARTGKPKWPPRPKGNSLVLAGAADGRAYVTDVLSLKAINVASGATVWETPWPELGDVPSGRGLLTETAFLQPMRSGALHEFDRQTGKIRRTQKLRAGDDAPGNLFALGGRVFSVTAQELVAWEPDQPLETFEKEAKTSPLAALRLAELYLRLQRPEDAVDAARKVETQEPELVRKRRDILWEGLWTLASGDLTAHEEAARELEQFASTATDRDALVRLHADRASAQGKFVGAWEAYRKLVATAGTEMIVDGNQTTRQDVWLADRLAQVYEKLDGEPRKEADVRRQLEGAADVPALRRVVRLFGFHPDADAAHLRLAGLLEQANDSTGAGIHLRQLQRSERPEVAALATWQLASLYERLGWTADARLLLEELRVRFPEAALPDGAAGDLAAKALERIPVASSVAMPVWTGDYEVVRVFREHQQQSRALPPFGERPAFLEDKLLQVSLQNQRIALLTTDNRTLWSAPLRSSPLEMYSQESPIVLRGPMTYVVHNGVIHAFSLLEKKPLWTHIPDLRGSARTFYRQPQFVQTYSMQKIAAFAQPRMLSRMSVATGMLGAVSDQAAVVYDRRSIQALDPESGAMLWERRGTRQDSMVYLDGDRLYLFSSSDRPVLLDVRSGRVLKKFDSGSPLDKARQVVEGGLIHCEITGKSDSRKFRIAKTTHVDLATGKVDEVWKQEFSDDSWAVPVSEREFFVVEPDGRTAVLNLQTGRVMELASVKEVLATLDPIRRRTGQLQCLMDRERIYLFVDQKMMLTNTYLPGPNIRCSGACVALDRREPKIAWQQDVSGFNLPIDRTGDLPVLPFVAVQNVNRDDLHFQDIKLRVLDKSTGKALVDWQGKSYSSHIQGIVADFPGRAIEFRSYNETFLVRPAVAGAAPVIPAAGDAPGVAPGPPVEKGGDKGAEKGAADPAPAPAPTPAPRTRPADSILPAPKDREKAPAREI